From Thermodesulfatator atlanticus DSM 21156, the proteins below share one genomic window:
- a CDS encoding DUF5132 domain-containing protein yields the protein MGIDADDFVKKDVVTGLSIGLGLAYVIPKLLPVFGQAAKPLVKGMMKGSLIAYEKGRETLAELTETLEDLWAETKAELEEELSSPPSGGESDAE from the coding sequence ATGGGAATTGATGCAGATGACTTCGTCAAAAAAGATGTAGTAACTGGTTTATCAATTGGTTTAGGTTTGGCCTATGTTATTCCCAAACTTTTGCCTGTTTTTGGTCAGGCGGCTAAGCCCCTTGTTAAAGGTATGATGAAGGGATCTCTTATAGCTTATGAAAAAGGCCGAGAAACTTTGGCAGAACTAACTGAGACTCTAGAAGACCTATGGGCGGAAACCAAAGCCGAGCTTGAAGAGGAGCTATCTTCACCTCCATCAGGAGGCGAATCCGATGCCGAGTAA